One Chrysemys picta bellii isolate R12L10 unplaced genomic scaffold, ASM1138683v2 scaf680, whole genome shotgun sequence genomic window carries:
- the LOC135972195 gene encoding protein dispatched homolog 1-like isoform X3 gives MMPSNRPARPFKLPKSYAALIADWPVVVLGMCTVLIVVCALVGILVPDLPDFSDPLLFWALETLNFPCPVGRECVVLFYMIRVCLRK, from the exons ATGATGCCCAGTAATAG accaGCCAGACCATTCAAATTACCAAAAAG TTATGCAGCCCTGATAGCTGACTGGCCAGTGGTGGTTCTAGGCATGTGTACTGTGTTAATAGTGGTGTGTGCGTTGGTTGGCATATTAGTTCCAGATCTTCCAGACTTCTCTGATCCTTTGCTA TTCTGGGCCTTGGAGACATTGAATTTTCCTTGTCCTGTAGGAAGGGAATGCGTAGTCTTGTTTTATATG ataagagtttgtctcagaaaatag